In the Papio anubis isolate 15944 chromosome 15, Panubis1.0, whole genome shotgun sequence genome, one interval contains:
- the LOC116268501 gene encoding piggyBac transposable element-derived protein 2 isoform X1, with protein MASTSRDVIAGRGIHSKVKSAKLLEVLNAMEEEESNSNREEIFIAPPDNAAGEFTDEDSGDEDSQRGAHLPGSVLHASVLCEDSGTGEDNDDLELQPAKKRQKAVVKPQRIWTKRDIRPDFGSWTASDPHIEDLKSQELSPVGLFELFFDEGTINFIVNETNRYAWQKNVNLSLTAQELKCVLGILILSGYISYPRRRMFWETSPDSHHHLVADAIRRDRFELIFSYLHFADNNELDAGDRFAKVRPLIIRMNCNFQKHAPLEEFYSFGESMCEYFGHRGSKQLHRGKPVRLGYKIWCGTTSRGYLVWFEPSQGTLFTKPDRSLDLGGSMVIKFVDALQERGFLPYHIFFDKVFTSVKLMSILRKKGVKATGTVREYRTERCPLKDPKELKKMKRGSFDYKVDESEEIIVCRWHDSSVVNICSNAVGIEPVRLTSRHSGATKTRTQVHQPSLVKLYQEKVGGVGRMDQNIAKYKVKIRGMKWYSSFIGYVIDAALNNAWQLHRICCQDAQVDLLAFRRYVACVYLESNADTTSQGRRSRRLETESRFDMVGHWIIHQDKRTRCALCHSQTNTRCEKCQKGVHAKCFREYHIR; from the exons ATGGCTTCAACATCCAG AGATGTCATTGCTGGGAGAGGTATCCACTCAAAGGTGAAGTCTGCAAAGCTGCTCGAGGTTCTGAATGCTATGGAGGAGGAAGAGTCCAACAGCAACAGGGAAGAGATTTTCATTGCACCTCCCGACAATGCTGCGGGGGAATTCACTGATGAGGACTCAGGTGATGAAGACAGCCAGCGAGGTGCTCACCTGCCTGGCAGTGTGCTGCATGCTTCAGTCCTGTGTGAGGACTCTGGCACCGGCGAGGATAATGACGACCTGGAGCTGCAGCCGGCCAAGAAGAGGCAGAAAGCAGTTGTGAAACCTCAGCGCATTTGGACAAAAAGAGATATTCGTCCAGACTTTGGCAGTTGGACGGCATCAGATCCTCATATTGAGGATCTGAAAAGCCAAGAGCTGAGTCCTGTGGGcctttttgagttgttttttgaTGAAGGAACAATTAATTTCATTGTTAATGAAACCAATCGTTATGCTTGGCAGAAAAATGTCAACCTGAGTCTTACGGCTCAGGAATTGAAGTGTGTTTTGGGCATTTTGATTTTAAGTGGGTACATCTCTTACCCAAGGAGAAGGATGTTCTGGGAAACCTCTCCTGATTCACATCATCATCTTGTGGCCGATGCAATTAGAAGGGATAGATTCGAACTAATCTTCTCATACTTACATTTTGCAGATAACAACGAACTTGATGCAGGTGATAGGTTTGCCAAGGTCAGACCTCTCATCATCCGGATGAACTGCAATTTCCAGAAGCACGCACCCTTGGAAGAGTTCTACAGCTTTGGCGAGTCTATGTGTGAGTACTTTGGGCACCGGGGGTCCAAGCAGCTGCACAGGGGGAAGCCGGTGCGACTTGGCTACAAGATTTGGTGTGGGACGACCAGCAGAGGCTACTTGGTGTGGTTCGAGCCCTCACAGGGCACACTTTTTACCAAGCCAGACAGGAGCCTGGATCTAGGAGGCAGTATGGTAATAAAATTTGTGGATGCGCTTCAGGAGCGTGGTTTTCTGCCATATCACATATTTTTTGACAAGGTTTTTACAAGTGTTAAACTGATGTCCATTTTGAGGAAAAAGGGGGTGAAGGCCACAGGAACTGTTCGTGAGTATAGGACTGAGCGATGTCCCCTAAAAgaccccaaagaactgaaaaaaatgaagaggggTTCATTTGATTACAAAGTCGATGAGAGTGAGGAGATCATCGTGTGCCGCTGGCACGATAGCAGCGTGGTCAACATCTGCTCCAATGCCGTGGGCATAGAACCAGTGAGGCTGACCAGTCGTCACTCTGGAGCAACTAAAACGCGGACTCAGGTCCACCAGCCATCACTGGTGAAGCTGTATCAGGAGAAGGTGGGCGGTGTTGGTAGGATGGACCAGAATATTGCCAAGTACAAGGTGAAGATCCGAGGCATGAAGTGGTACTCAAGCTTTATTGGCTATGTCATTGATGCTGCCCTCAACAATGCATGGCAGCTGCACAGGATCTGCTGCCAGGATGCCCAGGTGGACCTCCTTGCCTTCCGGAGATACGTCGCCTGTGTGTACCTGGAGAGCAATGCTGACACGACCTCTCAAGGAAGGCGAAGCAGGCGGTTGGAGACTGAGAGCCGCTTTGATATGGTTGGACACTGGATTATCCACCAGGACAAGAGGACCCGATGTGCCCTCTGCCACTCACAGACCAACACCCGGTGCGAGAAGTGCCAGAAGGGTGTCCATGCCAAGTGCTTCAGGGAGTACCACATCCGGTGA
- the LOC116268501 gene encoding piggyBac transposable element-derived protein 2 isoform X2: protein MEEEESNSNREEIFIAPPDNAAGEFTDEDSGDEDSQRGAHLPGSVLHASVLCEDSGTGEDNDDLELQPAKKRQKAVVKPQRIWTKRDIRPDFGSWTASDPHIEDLKSQELSPVGLFELFFDEGTINFIVNETNRYAWQKNVNLSLTAQELKCVLGILILSGYISYPRRRMFWETSPDSHHHLVADAIRRDRFELIFSYLHFADNNELDAGDRFAKVRPLIIRMNCNFQKHAPLEEFYSFGESMCEYFGHRGSKQLHRGKPVRLGYKIWCGTTSRGYLVWFEPSQGTLFTKPDRSLDLGGSMVIKFVDALQERGFLPYHIFFDKVFTSVKLMSILRKKGVKATGTVREYRTERCPLKDPKELKKMKRGSFDYKVDESEEIIVCRWHDSSVVNICSNAVGIEPVRLTSRHSGATKTRTQVHQPSLVKLYQEKVGGVGRMDQNIAKYKVKIRGMKWYSSFIGYVIDAALNNAWQLHRICCQDAQVDLLAFRRYVACVYLESNADTTSQGRRSRRLETESRFDMVGHWIIHQDKRTRCALCHSQTNTRCEKCQKGVHAKCFREYHIR from the coding sequence ATGGAGGAGGAAGAGTCCAACAGCAACAGGGAAGAGATTTTCATTGCACCTCCCGACAATGCTGCGGGGGAATTCACTGATGAGGACTCAGGTGATGAAGACAGCCAGCGAGGTGCTCACCTGCCTGGCAGTGTGCTGCATGCTTCAGTCCTGTGTGAGGACTCTGGCACCGGCGAGGATAATGACGACCTGGAGCTGCAGCCGGCCAAGAAGAGGCAGAAAGCAGTTGTGAAACCTCAGCGCATTTGGACAAAAAGAGATATTCGTCCAGACTTTGGCAGTTGGACGGCATCAGATCCTCATATTGAGGATCTGAAAAGCCAAGAGCTGAGTCCTGTGGGcctttttgagttgttttttgaTGAAGGAACAATTAATTTCATTGTTAATGAAACCAATCGTTATGCTTGGCAGAAAAATGTCAACCTGAGTCTTACGGCTCAGGAATTGAAGTGTGTTTTGGGCATTTTGATTTTAAGTGGGTACATCTCTTACCCAAGGAGAAGGATGTTCTGGGAAACCTCTCCTGATTCACATCATCATCTTGTGGCCGATGCAATTAGAAGGGATAGATTCGAACTAATCTTCTCATACTTACATTTTGCAGATAACAACGAACTTGATGCAGGTGATAGGTTTGCCAAGGTCAGACCTCTCATCATCCGGATGAACTGCAATTTCCAGAAGCACGCACCCTTGGAAGAGTTCTACAGCTTTGGCGAGTCTATGTGTGAGTACTTTGGGCACCGGGGGTCCAAGCAGCTGCACAGGGGGAAGCCGGTGCGACTTGGCTACAAGATTTGGTGTGGGACGACCAGCAGAGGCTACTTGGTGTGGTTCGAGCCCTCACAGGGCACACTTTTTACCAAGCCAGACAGGAGCCTGGATCTAGGAGGCAGTATGGTAATAAAATTTGTGGATGCGCTTCAGGAGCGTGGTTTTCTGCCATATCACATATTTTTTGACAAGGTTTTTACAAGTGTTAAACTGATGTCCATTTTGAGGAAAAAGGGGGTGAAGGCCACAGGAACTGTTCGTGAGTATAGGACTGAGCGATGTCCCCTAAAAgaccccaaagaactgaaaaaaatgaagaggggTTCATTTGATTACAAAGTCGATGAGAGTGAGGAGATCATCGTGTGCCGCTGGCACGATAGCAGCGTGGTCAACATCTGCTCCAATGCCGTGGGCATAGAACCAGTGAGGCTGACCAGTCGTCACTCTGGAGCAACTAAAACGCGGACTCAGGTCCACCAGCCATCACTGGTGAAGCTGTATCAGGAGAAGGTGGGCGGTGTTGGTAGGATGGACCAGAATATTGCCAAGTACAAGGTGAAGATCCGAGGCATGAAGTGGTACTCAAGCTTTATTGGCTATGTCATTGATGCTGCCCTCAACAATGCATGGCAGCTGCACAGGATCTGCTGCCAGGATGCCCAGGTGGACCTCCTTGCCTTCCGGAGATACGTCGCCTGTGTGTACCTGGAGAGCAATGCTGACACGACCTCTCAAGGAAGGCGAAGCAGGCGGTTGGAGACTGAGAGCCGCTTTGATATGGTTGGACACTGGATTATCCACCAGGACAAGAGGACCCGATGTGCCCTCTGCCACTCACAGACCAACACCCGGTGCGAGAAGTGCCAGAAGGGTGTCCATGCCAAGTGCTTCAGGGAGTACCACATCCGGTGA